In Vanessa cardui chromosome 4, ilVanCard2.1, whole genome shotgun sequence, the DNA window aaacgtggtgaggaaacctgcatgtgacaaatttcatagaaattcggccacatgtgtatttcaccaacccgcattggaacagcgtcgtggaatatgttccaaaccttttcctcaaagggagaggaagcacagcagtgggaatttacaggatgttgttgttgttatacaatACACATAATTTTAGAATGAAGTTCGTTAAAGGATTTACAGTGAAGTGTACTGGAGAAAGAAATCGTAACATAAGTTGTTCCTCCCCCCCAGGCTATTATCCCTTCTCTTTCTCTGTTTCTTACCttacttttcattatttttatagttcacacagaatataaatatataaatactatattataggTATAACAGTCtgtaatcaatatattatgCTCACCGGGTGATATCTCCATAATTGATTTCCTCCACCAAGATGGCAGCTGTAAAGGAGTATTGGACTCTTGGGTGAAGAATCCGGCACATCCCAGCACATGTTTCTACTCTTGGACCtggaatgtattttttttttcatttcagtaaaatacgaaaaatatgtttaaacaaaaattcaCCGCAAATAAAATCTCatacaattcaataaaataattttcgtcTCAAGCAAATTTACaagtataagtattataagTTTCATAGAAGTCTAATTAAATTACTGCACATAACTCACATCAATATAGGTGGAATTATTATTGCCTAAATTAAAGAGTGTTTGGTACGATGGGAGCCGTTACATTCAGcttcgaaaaatatattattcggaAGGTTagacagattattttatattgatacgGCTcgattagtattttttaatagtgtcATGATTtgtatattactttggggtaattCTGCAGAAATAGAAACAATACTTCATTCATGAAACATAGTATACGAGACGCCTTTTGAGACATTTTTGTCTAAGTtgtgtgaaataaattttaacgataaattatatctatatttatattataaatgtgaaagagaCTGTCTGTCTGACCTGTCGCCCTTTCACTATCAAACCGATCAAccaaattttgatgaaatttggtatgaacaaacttgaactccaagaaagaacataggcttttttgcctaatacatgacaaccaacgccctTAAACGTttgcgaagccgcgggcgtctaCTAATGGAAGATAAATATAGTGTAGctagtatttgttgatttccatgcataataatcaatattattattgtatttaagaatgcgaataataggctatttgacttgtttttaatatccattttatgttatttattagagGTAAcgaaacccagtaaaagttgatttttagtacatatttgccaaaaaatatcatattaaaaattccatatttaaatagcgcgcgaaaacgctataTGGAcgatatggcgctgcaatgagatcggtgacgtcacttgcccgTATTTTAATTTGCGGTACGTATACTAGGCaatcaaggttaacaagcaattGACTTCATCAAAAGCCCGGCCAAACAGGAGCgttttgtcacgtgacaaacgtttaaaaaaatccatttttatgaatggatttttgaatagattcattaatattttgaactttcgttagtaaattacCATATTTACACTCACAATATATACTGGTTACATTAACTGACACTCTATTTTTCacatcaaatagcctattgaatgcgggtagaataaaaacaaaatgtcgaAATGTATGATATGTGTATATGCAGTGGCGGCTGGTGGGTTATCGAACTGGTGGTGcactttactaaaatattaaaattagaaaatgaaacaaaacaacaattgacataaaatatgtttatttatacctacaaaataaaagttctaTTATAGAATTGaatcaaaaactaaaaacaattacggaaaaagttataaacaataattaacgcGTTACACATACAGTGAATCTATACCGATAACGAGATGTCAATCATGGCTGCCGGCTTTTTGCTGCCCAATTCGTCATACATCGGATGCTCTCGGCAATCTTCGGTTCGCGCGAGCGGCGCTCGAGAACCGACTCATTACTCGGTACATTTCTATGAACGATCGTTTGTTTCACGCGTCAGGCGTATTAATTCGTATCTCATACAAGATGTATTAGCAGTCCTCGTGCAATATTAAaatggtaatttaaaaataaagatgaagtaatattttgtaatttttaaatcgtttgAATTGGTGGTTCAGCGCACGAGTGCACTTAAGGTACAGCCGCCactgtgtatatgtatgtgtatatgacTCACCGGACGTCCTTGTGCCAGGAGAGCACGAAGTCCTgctcggcggcggcggcgcgcgtgCACGCCTTGAGCTGCAGCGCCTCCATCTGCGCGCCGCGGTGCGCGTCCACGCACAGCGACGATTGCTGCGCCGGCCTTATCTGCGCCACCACCCACCACCGAACATTCGCATTTAATTACTCTAGATTCCAGCTTTCAAGATTTTCACTTTAGAGTCCTTGTAACAGATTTTGAAAccctttatatttatcaatgtatagccaaatatttatcaagtactcaaacaaaaatataaatcctaTACAAAAGTTTAGTTCCCTTTTAAtagaatgtataaaaaaatccttaataaACATTAGTGATATTTgacaaattaattgttaaaattgcaTGTTTTCAACTATTATATTTCGGTATAAATTGAACGCTGTATCTGATTGCTGGCTAATTACCCTCCTTAGAAtgctttgaaaaaataaaatgtatgcctTTATCATTTTCGAGAAACAAAAGAATGGAATGCAGTCAAAGTTACGCTATTAAGCTAGTGTATGTAACGGCTTATACACATATAAGCAGTTACACTCGCAGTAATCATAATATCTAATCTGGTCTGGCCTCGTGCGGACAACTCTGGAAATGACGAAGGGTCTTATCTGCGACACGCCGAAAtcgtgtttatttatgtattctttCTTTCACTGATTTTTCGATGAAGTATTATGTTTCTATTCTCTGAACAGAAATAGTAATTACCTATTATGCCCTGACATATaccgtttattaattattctaccgccgctTAATAGCAATAAATTGTCACTGTTTCCGATTTGTAGTCAGACCTAATACAGACATTAGGCTGACGTCAAACATCTTGCATTATCTTAATAACGAAAATGTGGCCTATTTTTCCGGCATATTATAGGAATAGATAATTGTGAAGGACACAGCTTTTTTGATCACCTAACGTGctgtaacgattttttttaaatataagcagGGTATTagagattttaaaaaaataattcattgataatttctatatttataacggtaaattaaaaatactttcaacGTTCTAGCAGTTAACGTAGTATATTTTATCGGAACGGAAAATTATCTGGGTCGGTCAGCTCTGAACTAGATAAAACTGACACACCACAAatggaacattaaaaatagtttgagtAGTACCTTGTAACTTAGTATATTTGtaactgtaatattttattttagtaaatatataatttttaaagccATGGAAacgtatttttgtaatttttaagatccgtcctaaaataaacaatatggaTATGCGAAAATCCGGCGCATcgcatttacttggtggtagggctttgtgcaagcccgtcttggttggtaccatccactcatcagttattctaccgccaaacaacagtactgagtattgttgtgttccggtttgaagggtgagtgagccagtgtaactacaagcacaagggacataatatcttagttcccaaagttggtggttcattgacgatttaaggaatggttaatatttcttagagcgtcattgtctatgggtgatggtgaccacttaccatcaggtggcccatatgctcgtccgtcaacctataccataaaaaaacactagGAATAAATTAGAAACAACTCACCTGTCCTTCTGCAAAAGGATTCGGTTCGATCGGCGGATATTTCGCCGTCAGATCAAAAGCAACCTGcaaacacaattaaatataaatttcccttcacttataatcaattttaaacagTCCTACAATAATCATTTCATAATTACAAGACATCTTTAAATACCGACTAAAGAGTGACCGAAGCTTTTGGGTACAAAACTTCTCTTCTAATCTTTACATAAACAatcaggcaggtttcctcacgatgaaaTCCTTCACCAAAGGATAGTTAAGACACATCTCAAGCATCAATTTTGGAATCCGTAATCTACTAAGacgcattttataaaaaaaatacttacgatTATTTGGCTTTCGAGACTTCGAGAGTCTCGATAAAGTCATTTAGGAAAGATATATTCTTCAAAATGGATATGATTTAATGACCTGCGTCATGAACCAGCGGAACGATTTGCACTGAAGCTTTTGCCGTAGAGCCTTCTGCTCGCTGAGGTCGCCGGGGTCGATGCGCAAGTAGTGCGGGCGGCGGCGGTACAAGTACTGCGCGTATTCGTCCATCCACACTTCGGCCACGCGCCTGTAATTCTGTCaacgatacattttaaacatcGCCTAATATTACCATTCATCCTCCTGTAATTCTGTTaacgatacattttaaacatcGCCTAATATTACCATTCATCCTCCTGTAATTCTGTCaacgatacattttaaacatcGCCTAATATTACCATTCATCCTCCTGTAATTCTGTTAACGATACATTTAAAACATCGCCTAATATTACCATTCATCCTCCTGTAATTCTGTTAACGATACATTTAAAACGTCGCCTAATATTACCATTACCATTCATCCTCCTCattcgcctcctggctatttctaatcacatactactatgtatcttattaatttgacaaaaaaaaaaaataacaaaaaaataagacccgctgagtttctttcgcctgttcttctcaggtcagggtgttactttttccgaaccggtggtagtgtttattttacaatcaataagtaagtgtaatgcttttaaataaaactaattataacggatgaatcgcgtatattaattgttcgtggtcacggtcagtctgcccgtgaccacgaacactgcaaagtgctcgaaacatcgggatgtttaaaaataattaatataggtacgcgattcatccgttataattagttttatttaaatgtgtaataatcgcgaaaatttaagacaacattaagtgtaatgcttctatattgaataaaggaatttgagtttgagtttgagtttgaataatCCATTTCATCATATGTGCCTCGATGTACCAACCCAATGAagcactttttaaatttaagatttaaacgtctttaagtaaaattatagacataattataaatattggacaacatcacatacattactctgatcccattgtaagttgctaaagcacttgttttatggaagatcagaaaacccaagacaacatagaaaactaatgtactTTTtctacctcggagtggcgtacccatgaaaaccggtgtacacatcactcgaccacagaggtcttCAAAAGTCATAAAACACACAAGGTTGAcgaaaaggtgattaaaaaaaacagtcaaagtTTACATTTACTataacatttacttggtggttggtATATTTTTGCACAACATATGTGTAAAGAATGATGTGCTACAatgtaattagatttttttcagAAAAGGCCTTTCAAATCTTAAGAAAGAATTggctttattcaaaattttatttattttaattacagcccttaacatattttttaataatcaatagtTTAATTTGAATACTTCTAAGGGtttgtataataaaagttacataatattaaagaaaaggaAATAATATTCTATACTACAATACAGATAATTCTCACCCGTCCCACGAAATCTCCGTGTCCGGGGTTGGGGAAGGGCGCGAACTTGCGGTAGATGTGTCCCACCCGGGAGCACGGCGCGTCCAACATGCGGCCCCCGCACTGCCAGATCTGAGTATAAGggattatattaaacaatttcttATTTCAAACATTCTAAAACATAATTTTCAGAAAATTTTTAAGGAAAGTTGtgaaaaccaaaaataaattgaatcaaATCATAAATTTCGTCGAAAAGTTTTTGTCTCTTTCAGACACAAGAATCATCCCCTAAATAACAATTTCAAGTTATTGATAATACTTATACCACTTCGCAGTCATTTTCGTACAGTAAGGATTTACTCAACCCACGAATGTTGTTACAGTCGaccgaaataatattatttagttaatgaaataatctaaagcatttgaaaataaagttcACGAAACGTCAATTTTCAGGCCTCATAATGGAATAAAAGTGAATGACGGTAGGTATAGTGAGGCTGACCTTGAAGCTGAGCTCGTACTGCTCGCCGCCCCAGATGTCGAGGCCGGCGTCGTACCCGCCCAGCTCCCAGAAGAACACGCGCGAGATCGCAAACAACCCGCCCGCCATCACCGGACTCCTGAGAACCACTCGTTTTATTATAGGCGAGCTcgacatacacacacacacatttgaATAGTGCTATCATATTTCAATTTTCAACTATTACAATTAAGAAATGCATGAATCATTTAATATCCAAACTCTTTAAATTCATGAACTTCATTTCGAAAAATGGCTTGAGACCCTCTGGTTTGCCCATGGTTCTAAGTTGGTATCATCAGATATACAGTACAAACAATACTACATAGTATTATACGTTCCAGTCTGAATgaatgagccaatgtaactgcagacataacataacatcttCGTCGATATTTATTACAGGAATATTGTTTATGGTTGGTTGtgaaagtctacttgaatatagtatattttgattttgatttttttggtggtgaccacttaccatcaagtcaAACTATAAGTCGATTAGGGGTAGTATGAGGAGGTACTGACTCGAATGGCTCCGGCATGCGCTGCAGGTCGCTTGGCAGCACCGGCAGGCGCTTGTAGAACAGCTCCCAGTCGAAGGCGCCGCGCGCGCCCTCGTCCTGCGCGCGGTACTCGAACGTGTCGAACGCCACCACGTCGATGAACGGGCACACCACCGTGCGGTAGTTCATCGCGATCGGCTCtgcgacacacacacacacacacatacacaaaccCTTCTAATGAGCGATGCGAGGGATTACTGGATATATTACActattaagagctgagatggcccagtggttagaacgcgtgcatcttaaccgatgattgcgggttcaaacccaggcaagcaccaatatatatatgtgcttaattgtgtttataattcatctcgtgctcggcggtgaaggaaaacatcgtgaggaaacctgcatgtgtctaatttcatcgaaattctgtcacatgtgcattccaccaacccgcattggaacagagtggtggaatatgttccaatctctctccttaatggaagaggaggccttatctcagcagtgggaaatttacaggctgttactttacttttttttttacactattAAGAccaattatatatcatttttcaGTTTGTCTATGAAAAATTTATAGATTTCCAAAATGTTCTGACAacttgacaataaaaaaaaaaaacctttataaaaTAGTGCGGCCACATAAAGAAGGCAGTTTGAATATAAGTACCTAGCAAGGGTGGTAGCCAGTTGACATTCGCTTCAGTGTGGGAGTCCAGAAACACCAGAACATCGGCACTTGCCTGCTTAGCTCCGGCTAATCTTGCAGCGATCAGTCCACTACGATTTTTCAGACGTATAACTTTAACTTTAGGCAAGTGTTTCGATACATAATCGTCTAGCTTTTTTCCGAGAAAATCTGTAAAGTcataaacgaataaattatggagttagttataataaaagtatatgattatgtatatatgaagttaatataaaagttatagaAAAACAAGTCACATAATATAATCATgccaatgtttaatattatacataaaatacgaaaaatacTCTTTTTACCACAAGTTTAgtaataagaaaaaacaatCATCAAATATACCTTTAGTACTGGCATCATCAACTAGAAATACttcctttattaaaaatgttggaGATCTGTTAAGTACGCTGTATGCAGTTCTGAGCAATGTACTCCAGTGTTCATTATGAAAAGGTACAACAACACTGATTGTAGGCAATGATTCTATGTACA includes these proteins:
- the LOC124544371 gene encoding N-acetylgalactosaminyltransferase 6 codes for the protein MIVMRRYFFRILRLRNLLAITSLVIFLYLVKNITEIKSIADVAKPVQESLQNILRKDEEYFVPTSLKKIDWHNYQQIDYERKRVGIGEHGLPAHLPQKDTAIEKELYSVNGFNGALSDKIPLNRSLPDIRHIGCQKRMYIESLPTISVVVPFHNEHWSTLLRTAYSVLNRSPTFLIKEVFLVDDASTKDFLGKKLDDYVSKHLPKVKVIRLKNRSGLIAARLAGAKQASADVLVFLDSHTEANVNWLPPLLEPIAMNYRTVVCPFIDVVAFDTFEYRAQDEGARGAFDWELFYKRLPVLPSDLQRMPEPFESPVMAGGLFAISRVFFWELGGYDAGLDIWGGEQYELSFKIWQCGGRMLDAPCSRVGHIYRKFAPFPNPGHGDFVGRNYRRVAEVWMDEYAQYLYRRRPHYLRIDPGDLSEQKALRQKLQCKSFRWFMTQVAFDLTAKYPPIEPNPFAEGQIRPAQQSSLCVDAHRGAQMEALQLKACTRAAAAEQDFVLSWHKDVRSKSRNMCWDVPDSSPKSPILLYSCHLGGGNQLWRYHPDTKRLKHGTNDNCLDWDPPTRALYIKPCDDSADTQRWVIDNVDTEMLDKWESIAKRVTGPVEMYE